In the genome of Lacerta agilis isolate rLacAgi1 chromosome 2, rLacAgi1.pri, whole genome shotgun sequence, one region contains:
- the LOC117042122 gene encoding LOW QUALITY PROTEIN: cytochrome c-like (The sequence of the model RefSeq protein was modified relative to this genomic sequence to represent the inferred CDS: inserted 4 bases in 3 codons): protein MGDIEKGKKICVQKXVHTVAKGDKHKTGPNLHGLFGQKSSQAEGXLEANKRKGITWGENTLLVYLENPKKYIPGTKMAXKKGKRMDLIAYLKEATSN from the exons ATGGGAGACATTGAGAAGGGCAAGAAAATCTGTGTTCAGAA GGTTCACACAGTTGCAAAGGGAGACAAGCACAAAACTGGCCCTAATCTGCATGGTCTTTTTGGCCAAAAGAGCAGTCAAGCCGAAG TCCTGGAAGCCAACAAAAGGAAAGGTATAACCTGGGGAGAAAATACACTGCTGGTTTACTTGGAAAACCCCAAGAAGTATATTCCAGGAACTAAGATGG TTAAGAAGGGGAAGAGGATGGATTTAATAGCATACCTTAAGGAGGCCACTTCTAACTAA